From a single bacterium genomic region:
- a CDS encoding acyl-CoA carboxylase subunit beta has protein sequence MSIEDKLRLLKQKQDQAKLGGGADKIAAQHKKGKLTARERLELLLDPGSFEEFDMFVTHRSSDFGLDKQIIPGDGVVTGCGLIDNRIVFVFSQDFTVFGGSLSEAHAEKICKVMKSAMKMGAPIIGLNDSGGARIQEGVVSLGGYADIFLLNTLASGVVPQISAILGPCAGGAVYSPAITDFVFMVRKTSYMFVTGPNVVKTVTHEDVTMEDLGGADTHASKSGVAHFACDSEAEAIFKIRKLVSFLPQNNLDDPPHITASDPSDRIEDKLNHIIPDTPNKPYDMIEVIKLIVDDGDYFEIHADYAPNITVGFARLGGRSIGIVGNQPAHLAGVLDVDSSIKGARFIRFCDSFNIPIITFEDVPGFLPGTAQEHGGIIKHGAKLLYAYCEATVPKITVITRKAYGGAYDVMNSKHVRGDMNYAWPTAEIAVMGPKGAVEIIFKKEIAAAPDPQRALDEKVAEYTEKFANPYKAAERGYIDDIIEPSQTRPRLIRALGMLATKRDSNPPKKHGNIPL, from the coding sequence ATGTCCATCGAAGACAAACTGCGACTTCTGAAACAAAAACAAGACCAGGCGAAACTCGGCGGCGGCGCCGACAAAATCGCAGCCCAGCACAAGAAGGGCAAACTCACTGCTCGCGAGCGTCTGGAACTCTTGCTCGATCCCGGTTCGTTCGAAGAATTCGACATGTTTGTCACGCACCGCTCTTCCGACTTTGGACTCGACAAACAGATCATCCCCGGCGACGGTGTTGTCACCGGCTGCGGCCTGATTGACAACCGCATCGTCTTCGTATTCAGCCAGGATTTCACAGTGTTTGGCGGTTCGCTCTCCGAAGCTCACGCTGAAAAAATCTGCAAAGTAATGAAATCTGCAATGAAAATGGGCGCGCCGATTATCGGCCTCAACGATTCCGGCGGTGCGCGTATTCAGGAGGGCGTTGTATCGCTCGGTGGATATGCGGACATCTTTCTACTGAATACTCTGGCGTCAGGCGTCGTGCCGCAGATCTCCGCGATACTCGGACCCTGTGCCGGTGGAGCCGTATACTCTCCGGCAATAACTGACTTCGTGTTTATGGTGCGCAAGACCTCGTACATGTTCGTCACCGGGCCGAACGTCGTCAAAACTGTGACCCACGAAGATGTCACCATGGAAGACCTCGGCGGCGCCGACACTCACGCTTCCAAATCAGGTGTCGCGCATTTTGCCTGTGACTCCGAAGCCGAGGCAATTTTCAAGATTCGCAAACTGGTTTCGTTCTTACCGCAGAATAATCTTGACGATCCACCGCACATTACGGCAAGCGATCCATCTGATCGCATCGAAGACAAGCTCAATCACATCATTCCCGATACGCCGAATAAGCCGTACGACATGATCGAAGTCATTAAGCTCATTGTCGACGACGGCGACTACTTCGAAATCCACGCTGATTATGCGCCAAACATTACGGTCGGATTTGCCCGACTCGGTGGGCGCTCGATTGGAATTGTCGGAAATCAGCCCGCACATCTGGCTGGTGTACTTGATGTCGATTCTTCGATCAAAGGCGCACGCTTCATTCGCTTCTGCGATTCATTCAATATCCCGATTATTACATTCGAAGATGTTCCCGGATTTCTTCCCGGAACCGCACAGGAGCACGGCGGCATTATCAAGCACGGGGCGAAATTGTTGTATGCGTATTGCGAGGCCACCGTCCCCAAGATCACCGTCATTACACGCAAAGCCTATGGCGGCGCCTACGACGTCATGAATTCCAAGCATGTGCGCGGTGATATGAACTACGCCTGGCCCACGGCAGAGATTGCAGTCATGGGACCCAAAGGCGCTGTGGAGATCATCTTCAAGAAAGAAATCGCCGCTGCACCCGATCCACAGAGGGCGCTCGACGAAAAAGTCGCCGAGTACACCGAGAAGTTCGCGAATCCCTACAAAGCTGCCGAACGCGGTTACATCGACGATATCATCGAACCGTCGCAAACGCGACCGCGCCTGATACGCGCACTCGGAATGCTCGCTACCAAGCGCGACAGCAATCCGCCGAAAAAGCACGGCAATATCCCGCTGTAG